One stretch of Pradoshia sp. D12 DNA includes these proteins:
- the galE gene encoding UDP-glucose 4-epimerase GalE, which translates to MAVLITGGAGYIGSHTCIELLNTGQDIIIVDNYSNSKPESLSSVKELTGENIKFYEIDLLNREGVEEVFLNNQIDAVIHFAGLKAVGESVSIPLHYYHNNISGTLILCDVMKKYGVKKLVFSSSATVYGMPDQVPISEEFPLSATNPYGRTKLMIEEILRDLYVADPSWSIALLRYFNPIGAHGSGLIGEDPNGIPNNLMPYITQVAVGKLKELQVYGNDYPTVDGTGVRDYIHVVDLAMGHLKALEKVMSSSGVEAYNLGTGNGYSVLEMVKAFEKASGRQVPYRIVDRRPGDVAICYADPSKAKKELGWVAERGIEEMCRDSWRWQEKNPNGYDSEVLNVKQ; encoded by the coding sequence GTGGCGGTATTAATTACAGGAGGGGCTGGATATATCGGCAGCCATACATGTATAGAACTTTTGAATACTGGTCAGGATATTATTATTGTAGATAACTACTCTAACAGCAAGCCTGAATCACTTTCTAGTGTGAAAGAACTTACGGGTGAAAACATTAAATTTTATGAAATAGACCTTCTTAACAGGGAAGGTGTTGAGGAAGTCTTTTTAAATAACCAAATTGATGCAGTTATCCATTTTGCAGGTTTAAAGGCAGTGGGAGAATCTGTATCTATACCACTTCATTACTACCATAATAATATTTCTGGAACATTGATTTTATGTGATGTGATGAAAAAGTATGGTGTAAAGAAACTTGTATTTAGTTCATCAGCAACTGTTTATGGAATGCCAGATCAAGTACCTATCTCAGAGGAATTTCCGTTAAGCGCTACGAATCCATATGGTCGAACAAAATTAATGATTGAAGAGATTTTGAGAGATTTATACGTTGCAGATCCTTCGTGGAGTATTGCCTTATTGCGTTATTTTAATCCAATTGGGGCGCATGGAAGTGGTTTAATTGGAGAGGATCCAAACGGTATTCCTAACAATCTTATGCCGTATATCACTCAAGTAGCAGTTGGAAAGTTGAAAGAATTACAGGTATATGGAAATGATTATCCAACTGTAGATGGGACAGGGGTAAGAGACTATATCCATGTCGTTGATTTGGCTATGGGACATTTAAAAGCACTAGAGAAGGTAATGTCAAGTAGTGGGGTAGAAGCTTATAATCTAGGAACAGGTAATGGATATAGTGTACTTGAAATGGTAAAAGCTTTTGAGAAAGCGTCAGGTAGACAAGTTCCTTATCGAATCGTAGATAGAAGACCAGGAGATGTAGCTATCTGTTACGCAGATCCTTCCAAAGCTAAAAAGGAACTAGGTTGGGTAGCAGAAAGAGGAATTGAAGAGATGTGTAGGGATTCTTGGAGGTGGCAAGAGAAGAACCCGAATGGTTATGATAGTGAAGTTTTGAATGTTAAACAATAA
- a CDS encoding Ig-like domain-containing protein, giving the protein MKNFKMIFILFLVSFLLIVGKSEASAIQQKVPEGFIGIYNPEDLHNIRNDLSGHYILMNDIDLTQIVSKDGEYYHNGAGWEPIGNEGNPFTGILDGNGFNISGLQIKDRNGYVGLFGAAKQAVFENIGIIESAINVDSTAYDNAYYGGLVGKITDSYIENAYSGVTITTKRSNIFVGGLAGHMTNSTIKNSFSYGNITANKPKMNGYLTAGTLSGIANSSSSIINSYSIGRLVIFGKVCDSTTGVLSKGNPKVVNSYYHKDHLSESSSDELSRTVEQLKEQSTYQGFDFENVWIMDEESMYPFPKLRSTQLQLSENTTDFAGGMGTAFSPYKISKPEHLQAIRGKENSFFELVNDINLSPISAYEPIGTAAVPFAGSLNGNGYTISGMNIDMIADKEITAGLFGYVAFSNIKDVKVLDSKIKISRSNVKKMVYAGGLAGVITDSKISGITVNNNISLRSRYIIYTGGIAGQISNSDLSNSGNIGDIYAESLDYESYTGGLLGTAIDSSIKKVYNSGKVKAKSNFYEACSGGVSGLLIRSQLIDAYNLGNIYAGSWSGPPSAGALSSTATSSEILRAYSIGKVEKSSLSGPRAGGLIDSVSDTDLSSSYYYNSLQNKVTGDPYFREAEELKDPSTFEGFDFNRVWKMGANDHYPFPVLVDPEFAALEKTENIKFKSLPLKQVYVEGEQLDLTGAVLEVDSNFLRTYEVQVTPEMLTRKFFPYNLGEQTLSVSYGNRSIDFTVTVIPADQSPPQVNGISNNGYYNKDVTITFNEGAAMLNGKAFKDGTVVKAAGVYTLIVTDTAGNKTTVKFTIDKTAPKITGVKNNASYNKNVKVVFNEGKASLNGKAFKSGTFIKAAGKYTLTVTDIAGNKTTVKFTIDKTAPKVTGVKNNAFYNKNVKVVFNEGKASLNGKAFKSGTFIKAAGRYTLIVTDTAGNKTTVKFTIDKTAPKISGVKNNAHYRKNVKITFNEGKATLNKVAFKSGSTVKHAKTYTLTVTDSAGNKTKVKFTIDKTAPAKPKVNTVKRTHTTVTGTAEKHSTVTVKAGKKVIGTATTNKYGKYKIKIPKQKKNKALYVSVKDKAGNVSKSTKIVVK; this is encoded by the coding sequence GTGAAGAATTTCAAAATGATCTTTATTCTTTTCTTAGTGAGCTTTTTGTTGATCGTTGGAAAATCAGAGGCTTCCGCAATTCAACAAAAAGTACCTGAAGGGTTTATTGGTATTTATAATCCGGAAGATTTACATAATATCCGTAATGATTTAAGTGGTCATTATATTTTAATGAATGATATAGACCTCACGCAGATTGTATCTAAAGATGGGGAGTATTACCATAACGGAGCTGGTTGGGAGCCAATTGGGAACGAGGGGAATCCTTTTACAGGAATACTTGATGGAAATGGTTTTAATATATCGGGGCTTCAGATTAAGGACCGTAATGGTTATGTAGGACTCTTTGGAGCTGCGAAGCAAGCGGTCTTTGAAAATATTGGAATTATTGAAAGTGCGATTAACGTGGATAGCACAGCCTACGATAACGCGTATTATGGCGGCCTTGTAGGTAAGATTACGGACTCTTATATTGAAAATGCTTATAGTGGAGTAACTATAACAACCAAGAGAAGTAATATCTTTGTTGGCGGTCTGGCAGGGCATATGACGAACTCTACGATCAAGAATAGTTTTAGCTATGGAAATATAACGGCAAATAAACCTAAAATGAATGGGTACCTAACAGCAGGGACTCTATCTGGTATTGCGAATAGCTCTTCCTCAATTATAAATAGTTATAGTATTGGCAGATTGGTTATTTTTGGTAAAGTGTGTGATAGTACGACCGGTGTTCTTTCGAAGGGAAATCCAAAGGTAGTAAATAGTTATTATCATAAGGATCATCTCTCCGAGTCATCCAGTGATGAGCTATCCAGAACTGTTGAGCAATTGAAAGAACAATCAACCTATCAAGGATTTGATTTTGAAAATGTTTGGATAATGGATGAGGAGTCTATGTATCCCTTTCCAAAACTCAGATCAACTCAATTACAACTTAGTGAGAACACCACAGATTTTGCCGGTGGGATGGGAACTGCGTTTAGTCCTTATAAAATTTCAAAACCGGAACATTTACAAGCGATTAGAGGAAAGGAAAATTCCTTTTTTGAGCTTGTGAATGATATTAATCTATCGCCTATCTCGGCATATGAGCCAATCGGAACAGCCGCTGTTCCATTTGCAGGTTCACTGAATGGTAATGGGTACACCATATCCGGTATGAATATTGATATGATTGCTGATAAGGAAATAACAGCTGGATTATTTGGATATGTTGCCTTTTCAAATATAAAGGATGTTAAGGTACTTGATAGTAAGATTAAGATTAGCAGAAGCAATGTTAAGAAGATGGTCTATGCCGGTGGATTAGCCGGAGTTATTACCGATTCAAAAATATCAGGAATCACTGTTAACAATAACATTTCTTTGAGATCGAGATATATCATTTATACTGGCGGAATAGCTGGACAAATTTCTAATAGTGACCTATCAAATAGTGGAAATATAGGTGACATATACGCCGAATCACTAGACTATGAGAGTTATACTGGAGGATTACTCGGTACTGCTATAGATTCAAGTATTAAAAAAGTATATAACAGTGGAAAAGTTAAAGCCAAATCTAATTTTTATGAGGCGTGCTCTGGAGGAGTAAGTGGATTGCTAATAAGGAGTCAGCTCATTGATGCCTACAATTTAGGAAACATTTATGCTGGTAGTTGGAGCGGTCCACCGAGTGCCGGTGCTTTATCAAGTACAGCAACATCCTCTGAGATTTTAAGAGCCTATAGTATTGGTAAGGTAGAGAAAAGCTCATTGAGTGGTCCTAGGGCTGGTGGATTAATAGACAGTGTATCTGATACAGATCTATCATCCAGTTATTATTACAATAGTTTACAAAACAAAGTAACAGGAGATCCATATTTCCGCGAAGCTGAAGAGTTAAAAGATCCTTCCACCTTCGAAGGTTTCGATTTTAATAGGGTATGGAAAATGGGGGCGAATGATCATTATCCATTTCCAGTTCTGGTAGATCCAGAGTTTGCAGCTCTTGAAAAAACAGAAAACATTAAGTTTAAAAGTCTCCCATTGAAGCAAGTTTATGTGGAAGGTGAACAGCTTGACTTAACGGGTGCTGTACTTGAGGTTGATTCAAATTTCCTAAGGACATATGAGGTTCAGGTAACTCCTGAAATGCTTACGAGAAAATTTTTCCCTTACAATCTGGGTGAACAAACCTTATCCGTTTCATATGGAAATCGTTCAATCGACTTTACTGTTACGGTTATACCAGCTGATCAAAGTCCCCCACAAGTAAATGGTATATCAAATAATGGTTATTATAATAAAGATGTGACGATTACTTTTAATGAAGGCGCCGCAATGCTGAATGGAAAAGCATTTAAGGACGGGACTGTTGTCAAAGCGGCAGGTGTATATACACTGATTGTAACTGATACAGCCGGAAACAAAACAACCGTGAAATTTACGATAGATAAGACGGCTCCAAAGATAACAGGAGTTAAGAACAATGCGTCCTATAATAAAAATGTTAAAGTTGTATTTAATGAAGGCAAAGCAAGTCTGAATGGAAAAGCATTTAAGAGTGGAACGTTCATTAAAGCTGCTGGAAAATACACTTTAACAGTGACCGACATAGCCGGAAACAAAACAACCGTGAAGTTCACAATTGATAAAACGGCTCCAAAGGTAACAGGAGTTAAGAACAATGCGTTCTATAATAAAAATGTTAAAGTCGTATTTAATGAAGGAAAAGCAAGCCTGAATGGAAAAGCATTTAAGAGTGGAACGTTCATTAAAGCTGCTGGAAGATACACTTTAATAGTGACAGACACAGCCGGAAACAAAACAACCGTGAAGTTCACAATTGATAAAACAGCCCCGAAGATATCAGGGGTTAAAAATAATGCTCATTATAGAAAAAATGTCAAAATTACTTTTAATGAAGGAAAAGCAACATTAAATAAAGTGGCATTTAAAAGTGGGTCTACAGTTAAACATGCAAAGACATATACATTGACTGTGACAGACTCAGCTGGAAATAAAACCAAAGTCAAATTTACAATCGACAAAACAGCACCAGCTAAGCCGAAGGTAAATACAGTCAAGAGGACGCACACAACTGTAACCGGTACTGCAGAAAAGCATTCAACGGTTACGGTCAAAGCCGGAAAAAAGGTAATTGGAACAGCAACCACCAACAAATATGGTAAATATAAAATAAAAATTCCAAAACAAAAGAAAAATAAAGCCTTGTATGTATCAGTAAAGGATAAGGCTGGGAATGTAAGTAAGAGTACGAAAATAGTGGTGAAGTAA
- a CDS encoding SIS domain-containing protein has translation MLQSRRTCPEPRMLHEGALGSSQLEQKNDLATQFMKDQDICKDDVMFVISNSGRNPVPVDVAREAKAKGDFVIGITSMEFSKSQPSSHKSGSHLFNSVDLVIDNYSTKGDAVLTYEKVDIPFGPTSTVVGVVIINAILAESVKIKADNNFDPPIFLSGNIDGADQHNEQLVEKYRERIAVLK, from the coding sequence TTGCTACAGAGCCGGAGGACTTGTCCCGAGCCACGAATGCTTCATGAAGGTGCTCTTGGCTCTTCTCAATTAGAACAGAAAAATGACTTGGCTACCCAATTTATGAAGGATCAAGATATTTGTAAAGACGATGTAATGTTTGTGATTTCTAATTCTGGACGTAATCCGGTTCCAGTCGATGTGGCAAGAGAGGCAAAAGCAAAAGGCGACTTTGTTATTGGAATTACATCTATGGAATTTTCAAAGAGCCAGCCTTCAAGTCATAAAAGCGGCAGCCATTTATTTAATTCTGTAGATTTAGTCATTGATAATTACTCAACAAAGGGAGATGCTGTTCTTACGTATGAAAAGGTTGACATCCCTTTTGGTCCCACATCAACTGTAGTTGGCGTAGTTATTATTAATGCGATCCTAGCAGAATCAGTTAAAATAAAGGCTGATAATAACTTTGATCCGCCAATCTTCCTGAGTGGAAACATTGATGGAGCAGATCAACATAACGAGCAGTTAGTTGAAAAATACCGTGAAAGAATTGCTGTGTTGAAATAG